In Kineococcus sp. NBC_00420, a single genomic region encodes these proteins:
- the idi gene encoding isopentenyl-diphosphate Delta-isomerase: MTLAPTADLTELVVLLTEDGTPCGTALKSQVHHTSTPLHLAFSCWLLDDAGRTLLTRRAATKRTWPGVWTNSFCGHPGPGEEPADAVVRRSVQELGIEVEGVTSLLPSFRYRAVMADGTVENEVCPVFTARIATGSGDLVPDPDEVDEFRWVHLDELREQIAADPSPFSPWMLWQWEQFPR, from the coding sequence GTGACCCTCGCACCGACCGCCGATCTGACCGAACTCGTGGTCCTGCTGACCGAGGACGGCACACCGTGCGGGACCGCGCTGAAGTCCCAGGTCCACCACACCTCGACGCCGCTGCACCTGGCCTTCTCGTGCTGGCTGCTCGACGACGCCGGGCGCACCCTGCTGACCCGGCGGGCAGCGACGAAGCGCACCTGGCCGGGGGTCTGGACCAACTCCTTCTGCGGTCACCCCGGTCCGGGGGAGGAGCCCGCGGACGCCGTGGTCCGCCGCTCCGTCCAGGAGCTCGGGATCGAGGTGGAGGGCGTGACGTCGCTGCTGCCGAGCTTCCGCTACCGCGCGGTCATGGCGGACGGCACCGTCGAGAACGAGGTCTGCCCCGTCTTCACCGCGCGCATCGCCACCGGGTCGGGGGACCTGGTCCCTGACCCGGACGAGGTCGACGAGTTCCGCTGGGTCCACCTCGACGAGCTCCGCGAGCAGATCGCCGCGGACCCCTCGCCGTTCAGCCCGTGGATGCTGTGGCAGTGGGAGCAGTTCCCCCGCTGA
- a CDS encoding AAA family ATPase, which translates to MRLHRLVLDDFRGVGHRELTLPDTGIVVLEGANEVGKSSMLEALDMLLTEKHSSKKASVLAVKPVHRDAPSAVEAEISTGPYRFTLRKQWHSRPATTLTVHRPRLEQLTGDDAHRRVRDILTETLDTRLWDALRMLQGASLDASLSGSSALAAALDAAAGSGEDHDGDGAQTLLDAVGERYAEFWTSTGRPTSRHRTCANELAEARVAATHAREALDLVAEDSREHAELSAARRTLQTEVEATTAEAESLVQLVADLGERRSKLLGARTRAEHTARARAEVAGAQERRSRAVADVHARALAVEQETTRLATLTQEAERARAVATTAVSTATEAAQAADDAQDAADTAQDTLRRSQDGATLRQVRRRLAAVTTAAEEVRAATEALARHRVDAAAVRALEVAADTAGGLRARAEAVAARVVVEATAVEVLVDGVPVPAGTVAELSATRPLEIDVAGFAAVRVLPGADTGPLAEDLERAERDLAARLDDVGVEDVAAARAAHEERRSAQSALDLARAHLTQLSAEAGADELRAEVDRLAAVLVTGDGEVPDLAAARTLEAETRETSLRSRRAAREAATTAAAAARHADALAGELATRTAALEVARTEVEGAALRLEQSRAEQDDDALARALTAADTAADTTAAEVADLEADLAARDADATLRRAQQVQSRLTDLVGRRDVLTSDLLRLEARLSVMGGEARQEVWDEAESRVARLEGELESLTRRAAAARLLRDTLERHRGVLRRRYVSPFADRLEELGRTVYGESFRIGLDDELRILDRTLEGCTVPYEQLSTGAREQLAVLTRLACATLVDPADGVPVVLDDALGHSDPLRLQRLGVVFERVAPSTQVLLLTPGPGVHTSIAGATVIRLDPEVSGGTAPTATASTG; encoded by the coding sequence GTGAGGCTCCACCGCCTGGTGCTCGACGACTTCCGCGGGGTCGGGCACCGCGAGCTGACCCTGCCCGACACCGGGATCGTCGTCCTCGAGGGCGCGAACGAGGTCGGGAAGTCCTCGATGCTCGAGGCGCTCGACATGCTGCTCACCGAGAAGCACTCCTCGAAGAAGGCGTCCGTCCTCGCGGTGAAACCCGTGCACCGCGACGCCCCGAGCGCCGTCGAGGCCGAGATCAGCACCGGCCCCTACCGCTTCACGCTGCGCAAGCAGTGGCACAGCCGGCCCGCGACCACGCTCACCGTCCACCGCCCGCGGCTGGAGCAGCTGACGGGGGACGACGCGCACCGCCGCGTCCGCGACATCCTCACCGAGACCCTGGACACGCGGCTCTGGGACGCGCTGCGGATGCTGCAGGGCGCCTCCCTCGACGCGAGCCTCAGCGGCAGTTCCGCGCTCGCCGCCGCCCTCGACGCGGCCGCCGGTTCCGGCGAGGACCACGACGGGGACGGGGCGCAGACCCTGCTCGACGCCGTCGGCGAGCGCTACGCGGAGTTCTGGACGAGCACGGGGCGTCCGACCTCCCGGCACCGCACGTGCGCGAACGAACTCGCCGAGGCGCGCGTCGCGGCCACGCACGCCCGGGAAGCCCTCGACCTCGTCGCCGAGGACTCGCGCGAGCACGCCGAACTCAGCGCCGCCCGCCGGACGCTCCAGACCGAGGTGGAGGCCACGACCGCGGAGGCGGAGTCGCTGGTGCAGCTCGTCGCCGACCTCGGCGAGCGGCGCTCGAAGCTCCTCGGGGCCCGCACCCGCGCCGAGCACACCGCTCGCGCCCGGGCCGAGGTCGCCGGCGCGCAGGAGCGTCGCTCGCGTGCGGTCGCGGACGTGCACGCCCGGGCGCTCGCGGTCGAGCAGGAGACCACCCGTCTCGCCACCCTGACCCAGGAGGCCGAGCGCGCCCGGGCGGTCGCGACCACCGCCGTGAGCACCGCCACCGAGGCCGCGCAGGCCGCCGACGACGCCCAGGACGCCGCCGACACGGCCCAGGACACGCTGCGCCGCAGTCAGGACGGCGCGACGCTGCGGCAGGTGCGCCGGCGGCTCGCCGCCGTCACCACCGCCGCGGAGGAGGTCCGGGCGGCCACGGAGGCGCTCGCCCGGCACCGGGTGGACGCCGCCGCGGTGCGCGCTCTCGAGGTCGCCGCCGACACGGCCGGCGGGTTGCGCGCCCGCGCCGAGGCCGTCGCCGCCCGGGTCGTCGTCGAGGCCACCGCCGTCGAGGTCCTCGTGGACGGCGTCCCCGTCCCGGCCGGCACCGTGGCCGAGCTCTCCGCGACACGGCCGCTGGAGATCGACGTCGCGGGTTTCGCCGCCGTCCGGGTGCTGCCCGGTGCGGACACCGGTCCCCTGGCCGAGGACCTGGAACGCGCCGAGCGGGACCTCGCGGCGCGGCTGGACGACGTCGGCGTCGAGGACGTCGCCGCCGCCCGGGCCGCCCACGAGGAGCGCCGCAGCGCGCAGAGCGCCCTCGACCTGGCCCGCGCGCACCTGACCCAGCTGAGCGCGGAGGCCGGTGCGGACGAGCTGCGCGCCGAGGTCGACCGGCTCGCGGCCGTCCTGGTGACCGGCGACGGTGAGGTCCCCGACCTGGCTGCGGCCCGGACGCTGGAGGCCGAGACCCGGGAGACGTCGCTGCGCAGCCGCCGCGCGGCCCGAGAGGCCGCCACGACGGCGGCCGCGGCCGCCCGGCACGCCGACGCCCTGGCCGGTGAGCTCGCCACCCGCACGGCCGCTCTCGAGGTCGCCCGCACCGAGGTCGAGGGGGCCGCGCTCCGGCTCGAGCAGTCCCGCGCCGAGCAGGACGACGACGCGCTGGCCCGGGCCCTGACCGCCGCGGACACCGCCGCGGACACCACGGCGGCGGAGGTCGCGGACCTCGAGGCCGACCTCGCGGCCCGCGACGCCGACGCGACCCTGCGGCGGGCGCAGCAGGTCCAGTCCAGGCTCACCGACCTGGTGGGACGGCGCGACGTGCTCACCAGCGACCTGCTGCGGCTGGAGGCCCGGCTCTCCGTCATGGGCGGTGAGGCCCGCCAGGAGGTCTGGGACGAGGCGGAGTCCCGCGTCGCCCGCCTCGAGGGGGAACTCGAGAGCCTCACCCGGCGGGCGGCCGCGGCCCGGTTGCTGCGCGACACCCTGGAACGTCACCGCGGGGTGTTGCGGCGCCGCTACGTGTCACCGTTCGCCGACCGGCTCGAGGAACTCGGCCGCACCGTCTACGGCGAGAGCTTCCGCATCGGCCTCGACGACGAACTGCGCATCCTCGACCGCACGCTGGAGGGTTGCACCGTCCCCTACGAGCAGTTGTCGACGGGTGCGCGCGAACAGCTCGCCGTGCTGACCCGGTTGGCGTGCGCGACGCTCGTCGACCCCGCCGACGGGGTTCCCGTCGTCCTCGACGACGCCCTCGGCCACTCCGATCCGCTGCGGCTGCAACGGCTCGGGGTGGTCTTCGAACGGGTCGCACCCTCGACCCAGGTCCTGCTGCTCACCCCCGGCCCGGGGGTGCACACGTCCATCGCGGGGGCGACCGTCATCCGCCTGGACCCGGAGGTCAGCGGGGGAACTGCTCCCACTGCCACAGCATCCACGGGCTGA
- a CDS encoding acyl-CoA carboxylase subunit beta, translated as MSSLETPHDLRTTAGQVAALHDRTDAAVHAADERAAAKQHPRGKKTARERIAALVDEDSFVERGGFVRSRSTAFGMAAKHVDGDGVVTGYATVDGRPVCVYAQDFTAFGGSLGEEHGAKIAELQDFAATTGCPVIGINDGGGARIQEGVASLVQYARIFRRNVHASGVVPQISLILGPSAGGAVYSPALTDITVMVEETSHMFVTGPDVIRTVTGEDVGFEELGGGRTHATRSGVAHHLAESEDDAIAYVRELLSFLPSNNLSEAPLLPAEHVRGLQVDEEDLFLDEIVPNSPNQPYDMTAVLAAVLDDGEFLQVHELFAPNVLTGFGRVEGRPVGIVANQPSQLAGTLDIDASEKAARFVRLCDAFNVPVLTFVDVPGFLPGTDQEWNGIIRRGAKLLYAYAEATVPLVTVITRKAYGGAYIVMGSKEMGADVCLAWPSAQIAVMGAQGAVNILHRSTLKETAEAGGDVEAKRRELVDDYELQLANPYVAAERGYVDGVIAPSETRVQVVRALRALATKRATLPAKKHGNIPL; from the coding sequence GTGAGCAGTCTCGAGACCCCCCACGACCTGCGGACGACGGCGGGTCAGGTCGCGGCGCTGCACGACCGGACCGACGCGGCCGTGCACGCCGCCGACGAACGTGCCGCCGCGAAGCAGCACCCGCGGGGCAAGAAGACCGCCCGCGAGCGCATCGCGGCGCTGGTGGACGAGGACTCCTTCGTCGAGCGCGGCGGCTTCGTCCGCAGCCGCTCGACGGCCTTCGGGATGGCGGCCAAGCACGTCGACGGCGACGGGGTCGTGACCGGCTACGCGACGGTCGACGGTCGTCCCGTCTGCGTCTACGCCCAGGACTTCACGGCCTTCGGCGGGTCGCTGGGCGAGGAGCACGGCGCCAAGATCGCGGAGCTGCAGGACTTCGCCGCGACGACGGGCTGCCCCGTCATCGGCATCAACGACGGCGGCGGCGCGCGCATCCAGGAGGGGGTCGCCTCCCTCGTGCAGTACGCCCGGATCTTCCGCCGCAACGTGCACGCCTCGGGCGTCGTCCCGCAGATCTCGCTCATCCTCGGCCCCTCGGCCGGCGGCGCCGTCTACTCCCCCGCCCTCACCGACATCACCGTGATGGTCGAGGAGACCTCGCACATGTTCGTGACCGGCCCGGACGTGATCCGCACGGTCACCGGCGAGGACGTCGGCTTCGAGGAGCTCGGCGGCGGGCGCACCCACGCGACCCGTTCCGGCGTCGCGCACCACCTGGCGGAGTCCGAGGACGACGCGATCGCCTACGTGCGCGAGCTCCTGTCCTTCCTGCCCTCGAACAACCTCTCAGAGGCGCCGCTGCTGCCGGCCGAGCACGTCCGCGGCCTGCAGGTCGACGAGGAGGACCTGTTCCTGGACGAGATCGTCCCGAACTCCCCCAACCAGCCCTACGACATGACGGCGGTGCTGGCCGCCGTCCTCGACGACGGCGAGTTCCTCCAGGTCCACGAACTCTTCGCCCCCAACGTCCTCACCGGTTTCGGCCGGGTCGAGGGCCGTCCCGTCGGCATCGTCGCGAACCAGCCCTCCCAGCTCGCGGGGACCCTGGACATCGACGCCTCCGAGAAGGCCGCCCGGTTCGTCCGGTTGTGCGACGCGTTCAACGTCCCCGTCCTCACCTTCGTCGACGTCCCTGGCTTCCTGCCCGGCACCGACCAGGAGTGGAACGGCATCATCCGCCGCGGTGCGAAACTCCTCTACGCCTACGCCGAGGCGACGGTCCCGCTGGTCACGGTCATCACCCGCAAGGCCTACGGCGGCGCGTACATCGTCATGGGCAGCAAGGAGATGGGCGCCGACGTGTGCCTGGCCTGGCCGAGCGCGCAGATCGCCGTCATGGGCGCCCAGGGGGCGGTGAACATCCTGCACCGCAGCACGTTGAAGGAGACCGCGGAGGCCGGTGGGGACGTCGAGGCGAAGCGCCGCGAACTCGTCGACGACTACGAGCTGCAGCTGGCCAACCCCTACGTCGCCGCCGAACGCGGCTACGTCGACGGGGTGATCGCACCGAGCGAGACGCGGGTCCAGGTCGTCCGGGCCCTGCGGGCGCTGGCCACGAAGCGCGCGACGCTGCCGGCCAAGAAGCACGGGAACATCCCGCTGTGA
- a CDS encoding NADP-dependent isocitrate dehydrogenase yields MAKIKVQGPVVELDGDEMTRIIWQFIKDRLIHPYLDVDLEYYDLGVEHRDATDDQVTIDAAHAIQKAGVGVKCATITPDEARVEEFGLKKMWRSPNGTIRNILGGVIFREPIIISNIPRLVPGWTKPIIIGRHAYGDQYRATDFTFPSAGTLTVTFTPTDGSEPIEHEVFQAPGAGVSLSMYNLDASIVDFARASLNYGLSRNYPVYLSTKNTILKAYDGRFKDIFEEVFQNEFKDKFAEAGITYEHRLIDDMVAASLKWEGGYVWACKNYDGDVQSDTVAQGFGSLGLMTSVLSTPDGSVVEAEAAHGTVTRHYRQHQQGKPTSTNPIASIYAWTRGLAHRGLLDSTPELIGFSETLEDVVIKTVESGKMTKDLAALVGPEQAWQTTEEFLGSLDENLASRLA; encoded by the coding sequence GTGGCCAAGATCAAGGTTCAGGGACCGGTCGTCGAGCTCGACGGCGACGAGATGACCCGGATCATCTGGCAGTTCATCAAGGACCGCCTGATCCACCCGTACCTCGACGTCGACCTGGAGTACTACGACCTCGGCGTCGAGCACCGCGACGCGACCGACGACCAGGTGACGATCGACGCGGCCCACGCCATCCAGAAGGCGGGCGTCGGCGTGAAGTGCGCGACGATCACGCCGGACGAGGCGCGCGTGGAGGAGTTTGGCCTCAAGAAGATGTGGCGGTCCCCGAACGGGACGATCCGCAACATCCTCGGCGGGGTCATCTTCCGCGAGCCGATCATCATCTCCAACATCCCGCGCCTGGTGCCGGGCTGGACGAAGCCGATCATCATCGGCCGTCACGCCTACGGCGACCAGTACCGCGCCACCGACTTCACGTTCCCGAGCGCGGGCACCCTCACGGTGACCTTCACGCCCACGGACGGCTCGGAGCCCATCGAGCACGAGGTCTTCCAGGCCCCCGGGGCCGGCGTCTCGCTCTCGATGTACAACCTCGACGCCTCGATCGTCGACTTCGCCCGCGCGTCCCTGAACTACGGGCTCTCGCGCAACTACCCGGTGTACCTGTCGACGAAGAACACGATCCTCAAGGCCTACGACGGCCGGTTCAAGGACATCTTCGAAGAGGTCTTCCAGAACGAGTTCAAGGACAAGTTCGCCGAGGCCGGCATCACCTACGAGCACCGCCTCATCGACGACATGGTCGCCGCGTCCCTGAAGTGGGAGGGCGGCTACGTCTGGGCCTGCAAGAACTACGACGGCGACGTCCAGTCCGACACCGTCGCACAGGGTTTCGGTTCGCTCGGGCTCATGACGTCGGTCCTCTCGACCCCGGACGGCTCCGTCGTCGAGGCCGAAGCGGCGCACGGCACCGTGACCCGTCACTACCGCCAGCACCAGCAGGGCAAGCCGACGTCGACGAACCCGATCGCGTCGATCTACGCCTGGACCCGGGGCCTCGCCCACCGCGGTCTGCTGGACTCGACCCCCGAGCTCATCGGGTTCTCCGAGACCCTCGAGGACGTCGTCATCAAGACCGTCGAGAGCGGCAAGATGACCAAGGACCTCGCGGCCCTCGTCGGCCCCGAGCAGGCCTGGCAGACGACCGAGGAGTTCCTCGGTTCGCTCGACGAGAACCTCGCGTCCCGCCTCGCCTGA
- a CDS encoding nucleoside hydrolase, which yields MTETPERRQVIVDTDTGLDDALALLHLAGSPRADIAAVTTVYGNCHVEDSLRNAAHVLRLAGLADVPLSRGAAGPLRGEAHIAGYVHGDDGLGDLGFERPDPRTTQRTAAQQIVALADEAPGRYDVLALGPLTNLALALREDPDLLFKVRSVTIMGGSGPYQPLGRSLMIDANIQNDGDAAHVLFSAARPADDTVTMVGVDVTGTVVLDEAMTSSLRHAGTAWGTFAADVLDAYYRFYVHEWGRRVAPVHDPLAAAVLIHPELVTRRVSAPAAVTSNGFATRARLLELPDGTPPALPREIALAPATAVTDVDRDAFLAEFVTGLAHGVAR from the coding sequence GTGACCGAGACCCCCGAACGTCGCCAGGTGATCGTCGACACCGACACAGGCCTCGACGACGCCCTGGCCCTGCTGCACCTCGCGGGGTCACCGCGGGCCGACATCGCCGCGGTCACGACCGTCTACGGCAACTGCCACGTCGAGGACTCGCTGCGCAACGCCGCCCACGTCCTGCGGCTGGCGGGCCTGGCGGACGTCCCGCTCTCCCGGGGCGCCGCGGGACCGTTGCGGGGCGAGGCGCACATCGCCGGCTACGTCCACGGCGACGACGGCCTCGGCGACCTGGGGTTCGAGCGTCCCGACCCGCGGACCACGCAACGCACTGCGGCGCAGCAGATCGTGGCGCTCGCCGACGAGGCGCCCGGCCGCTACGACGTCCTCGCCCTCGGGCCGCTGACCAACCTCGCCCTCGCCCTGCGCGAGGACCCCGACCTGCTGTTCAAGGTCCGCAGCGTCACGATCATGGGCGGTTCCGGTCCGTACCAGCCGCTCGGCCGCTCGCTGATGATCGACGCGAACATCCAGAACGACGGCGACGCCGCGCACGTCCTGTTCAGCGCCGCCCGTCCCGCCGACGACACCGTCACGATGGTCGGCGTCGACGTCACCGGCACGGTCGTCCTCGACGAGGCGATGACCTCGTCGCTGCGGCACGCCGGTACCGCGTGGGGCACCTTCGCGGCCGACGTCCTCGACGCCTACTACCGCTTCTACGTCCACGAGTGGGGCCGTCGCGTCGCCCCCGTCCACGACCCGCTCGCCGCCGCGGTCCTGATCCACCCCGAGCTCGTCACCCGTCGGGTGAGCGCCCCCGCGGCCGTCACCAGCAACGGCTTCGCGACCCGGGCCCGACTGCTCGAACTCCCGGACGGCACGCCGCCGGCCCTGCCCCGCGAGATCGCCCTCGCGCCGGCCACGGCGGTCACCGACGTGGACCGCGACGCCTTCCTGGCCGAGTTCGTCACCGGGCTGGCGCACGGGGTCGCCCGGTGA
- a CDS encoding N-acetylmuramoyl-L-alanine amidase, translated as MRCRPGLLATTVAVLVSACSAPPAPAPAPTASAEVRVAAPSPSTPAPVVVLDPGHNGGNAANPAAIDALVPAGGFEKPCNTTGTSTDAGYPEHAYAFDVALRTAHLLRARGVTVVLTRDDDTGVGPCVDARAAIATAAGAALTVSIHADGAAASARGFHVVEPALAPDGGNAAVLAASDVAARDLLASFGTATGLPRADYLGDLVEPGLTRRSDLAGLNLARTPSALLESANMRNAEEATLVSDPDFRATAARGIADGVTAFLARNGS; from the coding sequence GTGCGGTGCCGACCGGGACTCCTCGCGACCACCGTCGCGGTGCTGGTGAGCGCGTGTTCCGCGCCGCCTGCGCCCGCACCCGCACCCACCGCGAGCGCGGAGGTCCGAGTGGCGGCCCCCTCGCCGAGCACCCCTGCACCCGTCGTCGTGCTCGACCCCGGCCACAACGGCGGGAACGCCGCGAACCCCGCAGCGATCGACGCGCTGGTGCCCGCGGGCGGCTTCGAGAAGCCCTGCAACACGACCGGGACCAGCACCGACGCCGGCTACCCCGAGCACGCCTACGCCTTCGACGTCGCCCTGCGCACCGCCCACCTGCTGCGGGCCCGGGGCGTCACCGTCGTGCTGACCCGCGACGACGACACCGGCGTCGGGCCCTGCGTCGACGCCCGTGCCGCCATCGCCACCGCCGCCGGTGCGGCGCTCACGGTCTCCATCCACGCCGACGGGGCCGCGGCGAGCGCCCGCGGGTTCCACGTCGTCGAGCCCGCGCTCGCCCCCGACGGCGGCAACGCGGCCGTGCTGGCCGCCTCCGACGTCGCGGCGCGGGACCTGCTCGCGTCCTTCGGGACGGCCACCGGCCTGCCCCGGGCCGACTACCTCGGCGACCTCGTCGAACCGGGGCTGACCCGGCGTTCCGACCTCGCCGGGCTCAACCTCGCGCGGACGCCGTCGGCGCTGCTGGAGTCGGCCAACATGCGCAACGCCGAGGAGGCCACCCTCGTCTCGGACCCGGACTTCCGGGCCACCGCAGCCCGGGGAATCGCCGACGGTGTCACGGCCTTCCTTGCTCGCAACGGGTCCTGA
- a CDS encoding tyrosine-protein phosphatase, whose amino-acid sequence MSEQVANLRDVAHADARLRPDVLWRSAQPLAGDGPPREVTSWPPATVLDLRSAAEIPAGPHPLPGAGVHHVALLDHAGDPGANAQRRRPLVEVYHSMLEPGTGLLRAVALVAAEPAPVLVHCAAGKDRTGLVVALVLRLLDVPREAVLADFALTTQAMPEVMRRLLASSPLPAGADLSTLPAEYFTAPVEALAAVLDVWDAHAGGTAGWALAHGAAGDLLDRLRERLLA is encoded by the coding sequence GTGAGCGAGCAGGTTGCGAACCTGCGCGACGTCGCCCACGCCGACGCGCGGCTGCGCCCGGACGTGCTGTGGCGCAGCGCCCAGCCCCTGGCGGGGGACGGTCCGCCGCGCGAGGTGACGAGCTGGCCGCCGGCGACCGTGCTCGACCTGCGCTCGGCCGCGGAGATCCCCGCCGGCCCGCACCCGCTGCCCGGGGCGGGGGTGCACCACGTCGCGCTGCTCGACCACGCGGGGGACCCGGGCGCCAACGCGCAGCGCCGTCGTCCCCTGGTCGAGGTCTACCACTCGATGCTGGAACCCGGGACCGGGCTGCTGCGGGCCGTGGCGCTCGTCGCCGCCGAGCCCGCTCCGGTGCTCGTGCACTGCGCCGCGGGCAAGGACCGCACCGGACTGGTGGTCGCGCTGGTGCTGCGGTTGCTCGACGTGCCCCGCGAGGCCGTGCTGGCCGACTTCGCCCTGACCACCCAGGCGATGCCCGAGGTGATGCGCCGGCTGCTGGCGAGCTCGCCGCTGCCCGCGGGGGCCGACCTCTCGACGCTGCCGGCGGAGTACTTCACGGCCCCCGTGGAGGCGCTGGCGGCGGTCCTCGACGTGTGGGACGCGCACGCGGGCGGCACCGCGGGCTGGGCCCTGGCCCACGGCGCGGCCGGCGACCTGCTCGACCGGCTGCGAGAACGGCTGCTGGCCTGA
- a CDS encoding acyl-CoA carboxylase subunit epsilon, producing the protein MTDNDPQAVRELLTALRIERGHPEPEELAALTVVLTSRLSQPSAPEGFPPVPAPRSRWADPRHVLGLPPVPGRGSWRASALPR; encoded by the coding sequence GTGACCGACAACGACCCGCAGGCCGTCCGGGAACTGCTGACCGCGCTGCGCATCGAGCGCGGCCACCCAGAGCCGGAGGAACTCGCGGCGCTGACCGTCGTCCTGACGTCGCGGTTGTCGCAGCCGTCCGCACCGGAGGGGTTTCCCCCGGTCCCGGCGCCGCGCTCGCGCTGGGCCGACCCGCGTCACGTGCTCGGCCTGCCGCCGGTGCCCGGCCGGGGCAGCTGGCGGGCCAGCGCCCTCCCCCGCTGA
- a CDS encoding metallophosphoesterase family protein: MRFVHTADWQLGMTRHFLDADAQPRYTAARIDALHRIAEVAREHGAEFVVVCGDVLESNAVGPRVLSRTLEALRAFSDVGVPVYLLPGNHDPLDASSLLASPAVRDTPGVHVLDTAGPLEVRPGVELVAAPWTSKHPTGDLLAQATEGLVADGTLRIVVGHGAVDELSPDRDDPARIALAPLEEAIADGRIHYVALGDRHSTTQVGRSGAVWYAGTQEVTDRLETDPGNVLVVEVGDASPPKVEPVRVGRWAFPHVRAELDSSNDVEALRRQLEALPAKDRTVVTLSLTGTLTVGAKATLDDLLAVQGDLLAGVQHWERHSDLVVRADADELADLGIGGFADAAVAELSALAQGDGPDAEAARDALSLVFRLAGGGTRA; this comes from the coding sequence GTGCGCTTCGTGCACACCGCGGACTGGCAGCTGGGCATGACCCGGCACTTCCTCGACGCCGACGCCCAGCCCCGCTACACCGCCGCCCGCATCGACGCCCTGCACCGCATCGCCGAGGTGGCCCGTGAGCACGGGGCCGAGTTCGTCGTCGTCTGCGGTGACGTCCTGGAGTCCAACGCCGTCGGGCCGCGGGTCCTGTCCCGCACGCTGGAGGCCCTGCGCGCGTTCAGCGACGTCGGGGTCCCCGTCTACCTCCTCCCCGGCAACCACGACCCGCTCGACGCGAGCTCGCTGCTCGCCTCCCCCGCCGTCCGCGACACCCCCGGCGTGCACGTCCTCGACACCGCCGGCCCGCTCGAGGTCCGCCCGGGCGTCGAGCTCGTCGCGGCCCCCTGGACCTCCAAGCACCCGACCGGGGACCTGCTCGCGCAGGCCACCGAGGGCCTCGTCGCCGACGGCACCCTGCGCATCGTCGTCGGGCACGGCGCGGTCGACGAGCTCTCCCCCGACCGCGACGACCCGGCGCGCATCGCGCTGGCCCCCCTCGAGGAGGCGATCGCCGACGGGCGCATCCACTACGTCGCCCTGGGCGACCGGCACTCCACGACGCAGGTCGGACGGTCCGGGGCGGTCTGGTACGCGGGCACCCAGGAGGTCACCGACCGGCTGGAGACCGACCCGGGCAACGTCCTCGTCGTCGAGGTCGGCGACGCCTCCCCGCCGAAGGTCGAACCCGTCCGGGTGGGGCGCTGGGCGTTCCCCCACGTCCGCGCCGAACTGGACTCCTCGAACGACGTCGAGGCCCTGCGCCGGCAGCTGGAGGCTTTGCCCGCCAAGGACCGCACCGTCGTCACCCTCAGCCTCACGGGCACCCTCACCGTGGGGGCGAAGGCGACGCTGGACGACCTGCTGGCCGTGCAGGGTGACCTGCTGGCCGGGGTGCAGCACTGGGAGCGCCACAGCGACCTCGTCGTGCGCGCCGACGCCGACGAGCTCGCCGACCTCGGCATCGGCGGGTTCGCCGACGCGGCGGTCGCGGAGCTCTCCGCGCTCGCCCAGGGCGACGGCCCGGACGCCGAGGCCGCGCGCGACGCGCTGTCGCTGGTGTTCCGCCTGGCCGGCGGAGGGACCCGCGCGTGA